One stretch of Hevea brasiliensis isolate MT/VB/25A 57/8 chromosome 12, ASM3005281v1, whole genome shotgun sequence DNA includes these proteins:
- the LOC110665737 gene encoding uncharacterized protein LOC110665737: MAATALMSVAFVAAGARILPFQPMLSKPSAAFVSTWASSNMGFNSLQLRCRKNNTLPFRKLLVRAARTESQGVSLGFRAPHFELPEPLTGKMWKAEDFESYPALLVMFICNHCPFVKHLKKDVVKLSNFYMKKGLAVVAISSNSVATHPQDGPEFMAEEAKIFNYPFPYLYDESQEVARNFGAVCTPEFFLFKKDGRRPFELVYHGQFDDSRPNNNVPVTGRDLSLAIDCVLSGQPVSSIQKQSVGCSIKWHPGAGL; the protein is encoded by the exons ATGGCTGCCACTGCTCTGATGAGTGTGGCGTTCGTAGCAGCAGGCGCACGAATACTGCCTTTCCAGCCCATGTTATCAAAACCCAGTGCAGCCTTTGTGTCTACATGGGCATCCTCGAATATGGGTTTCAATTCTCTGCAGCTCCGGTGCAGGAAGAACAACACTCTGCCCTTCAGGAAGCTCTTAGTTCGAGCTGCTAGGACTGAGTCACAAGGTGTCTCCTTAGGCTTCAGAGCGCCTCATTTTGAG CTGCCAGAGCCTCTAACTGGGAAAATGTGGAAAGCGGAAGATTTTGAGTCATATCCTGCTTTGCTG GTTATGTTTATCTGCAATCACTGTCCATTTGTTAAACACCTGAAGAAGGATGTAGTGAAGCTTTCAAATTTCTATATGAAG AAAGGACTTGCAGTTGTTGCCATATCTTCAAATTCTGTGGCTACTCACCCGCAG GATGGGCCAGAATTCATGGCAGAAGAGGCTAAAATATTTAATTACCCATTTCCTTATCTATATGATGAG TCACAAGAAGTTGCTCGAAATTTTGGAGCAGTTTGCACGCCGGAGTTTTTTCTGTTTAAAAAG GATGGTCGAAGGCCATTTGAGCTGGTGTATCATGGCCAGTTTGATGATTCCCGACCCAATAATAATGTGCCTGTCACTGGAAG GGACCTAAGTCTGGCGATAGATTGTGTTCTTAGTGGCCAGCCAGTCTCATCAATTCAGAAACAAAG TGTTGGATGCAGCATAAAGTGGCATCCTGGAGCAGGGCTATAA
- the LOC110665736 gene encoding LRR receptor-like serine/threonine-protein kinase RGI2, translated as MMSSNAITIFLLFLNISLFPAISALNQEGHSLLSWLSTFNSSFSSTFFSSWDPSHQNPCKWKYVKCSSSGFVTEITITSIKLPTSFPTQLLSFDHLTTLILSHGNLTGEIPPSIGNLSSLITLDLSFNALSGNIPVEIGKLSQLQSLSLNSNLLHGKIPGEIGNCSWLRQLELFDNQLSGKLPEEIGQLVALETFRAGGNQGIRGEIPMQISNCKGLLYLGLADTEISGQIPSSLGELKHLRTLSVYTANLTGKIPPEIGNCSALEDLFLYENQLTGNIPEELASLQNLKRLLLWQNNLTGSIPGALGNCSDLKMIDLSMNSLTGVVPLSLVEIVALKELLLSYNYISGEIPPIIGNFSALKQLELDNNRFSGEIPAAIGQLKELSLFYAWQNQLHGSIPSEIGNCEKLQALDLSHNILTGSVPHSLFHLKYLTQLLLLSNGLSGEIPSDISNCIGLIRLRLGSNNFTGQIPREIGFLRNLSFLELSDNQFTGYIPHEIGNCTQLQMADLHGNRLEGSIPTTLEFLVNLNVLDLSMNSISGTIPENLGKLTSLNKLVISENHINGLVPTSLGLCRDLQFLDMSSNRLTGSIPDEIGHLQGLDILLNLSRNSLTGPIPESFGNLSKLANLDVSHNMLTGTLTVLGSLNNLVSLDVSYNKFSGFLPDTKFFHDLPTTAYAGNPELCININNCPLGGNHRGNNTRNLIMCTLLSLTAILLVVLVGVLLFIRNHRAAFARKDEENILEWDFTPFQKLNFSVSDIVTRLSDSNVIGKGCSGMVYRVETPLKQVIAVKKLWPVKNGEFPERDWFSAEVRTLGSIRHKNIVRLLGCCNNGKTRLLLFDYISNGSLAGLLHEKNLFLDWDARYKIILGAAHGLAYLHHDCTPPIVHRDIKANNILVGPQFEAFLADFGLAKLVDSAECSIASNTVAGSYGYIAPEYGYSFRITEKSDVYSYGVVLLEVLTGKEPIDNRIPEGAHIVTWVNKELRERKREFATIIDPQLLLRSGTQLQEILQVLGVALLCVNPSPDERPTMKDVTAMLKEIRHQNEDYEKPHCNSKAVSINPKAPVHSSSFSRSSEPLIRSPS; from the exons ATGATGTCAAGCAATGCAATcactatttttcttttgtttctcaaCATCTCTCTTTTTCCAGCCATCTCTGCATTGAACCAAGAAGGTCACTCTCTACTTTCATGGCTttcaaccttcaattcttcttttTCATCTACTTTTTTCTCTTCATGGGATCCAAGCCACCAAAATCCATGCAAATGGAAGTATGTCAAGTGTTCTAGTAGTGGGTTTGTGACAGAAATAACAATCACCTCCATCAAACTTCCTACCAGCTTCCCCACCCAGCTCCTCTCCTTTGACCATCTCACTACTCTTATCCTTTCCCATGGGAACCTCACGGGAGAAATTCCTCCTTCCATAGGAAACCTATCCTCACTGATCACCCTGGACCTCAGTTTCAATGCTTTATCAGGAAATATCCCAGTAGAAATTGGGAAACTATCTCAATTGCAGTCACTTTCACTGAATTCAAATTTGCTACATGGTAAGATTCCAGGAGAAATAGGAAACTGTTCATGGCTTAGACAGCTTGAACTGTTTGATAACCAGCTCTCTGGAAAGCTTCCTGAAGAAATAGGCCAGTTGGTAGCTCTGGAGACCTTTCGTGCTGGTGGGAACCAAGGAATTCGTGGTGAAATACCAATGCAGATATCAAACTGCAAAGGGCTACTCTATTTGGGTCTTGCAGACACTGAGATTTCAGGACAGATTCCAAGTAGTTTAGGGGAACTGAAGCATCTCAGGACTCTTTCAGTTTATACAGCTAATCTGACTGGTAAAATCCCACCAGAAATTGGTAATTGCTCAGCGTTAGAAGATCTCTTTCTGTATGAAAACCAACTCACAGGCAACATTCCTGAAGAATTGGCTTCATTACAAAATCTCAAGAGGCTGTTGTTGTGGCAGAACAATCTAACAGGGAGCATTCCAGGAGCTCTGGGAAACTGCTCAGATTTGAAAATGATTGATCTCTCTATGAATTCTCTAACTGGCGTGGTTCCTTTGTCTCTTGTCGAGATAGTAGCATTGAAGGAGCTTCTTTTGTCATATAATTACATTTCAGGAGAAATCCCACCTATTATTGGGAACTTTTCTGCTCTGAAGCAGCTTGAACTGGATAATAACAGATTCTCTGGTGAGATTCCAGCTGCCATTGGGCAACTAAAGGAGCTTTCGTTGTTCTATGCCTGGCAGAACCAGCTCCATGGAAGCATACCTTCTGAGATAGGCAACTGTGAGAAACTTCAAGCATTGGATCTTTCTCACAACATCCTCACTGGGTCAGTTCCACATTCTCTATTTCATCTCAAGTACCTAACCCAATTACTGCTGTTATCAAATGGACTTTCAGGTGAAATTCCATCTGATATTAGCAATTGCATTGGTTTGATCCGTTTGCGTCTAGGATCAAACAATTTTACTGGTCAAATTCCACGAGAAATAGGGTTCCTACGTAACTTGAGCTTCCTCGAATTGTCTGATAATCAATTTACTGGATATATTCCTCATGAAATTGGAAATTGCACTCAGCTACAAATGGCTGATTTGCATGGCAATAGGCTCGAAGGTAGCATTCCGACAACTCTTGAATTCCTTGTCAATCTAAATGTTTTAGACCTTTCAATGAACAGCATATCAGGCACCATCCCTGAAAATTTAGGCAagcttacatccttaaacaaactGGTAATCAGTGAAAACCACATCAATGGTTTGGTTCCCACGTCACTTGGCCTCTGTAGGGATCTGCAGTTTTTAGATATGAGCAGCAACAGACTCACTGGTTCAATCCCAGATGAGATTGGTCACTTGCAGGGATTAGACATCCTCTTGAATTTGAGTAGGAATTCTCTAACAGGTCCAATTCCAGAAAGCTTTGGAAACCTCTCAAAACTTGCCAACTTAGATGTCTCTCACAACATGCTCACGGGAACACTCACAGTACTGGGTAGTCTTAACAATCTCGTCTCTCTGGATGTCTCATACAACAAATTTTCGGGTTTCCTTCCTGATACTAAGTTCTTCCATGATCTCCCCACCACTGCATATGCCGGTAATCCAGAGCTCTGCATTAACATAAACAACTGCCCCTTAGGCGGAAATCACCGTGGAAACAATACCAGAAATCTCATCATGTGTACTCTTCTCAGTTTAACAGCAATTTTGTTGGTTGTGCTTGTGGGAGTGCTTCTATTTATCAGAAATCACCGAGCTGCATTTGCAAGGAAAGATGAAGAGAACATATTGGAATGGGATTTCACCCCATTTCAAAAGCTTAACTTCTCTGTCAGTGATATAGTAACCAGGCTCTCGGATTCAAATGTCATCGGAAAAGGTTGTTCAGGGATGGTTTATCGTGTTGAGACTCCACTGAAACAGGTTATCGCGGTGAAAAAGCTATGGCCAGTGAAGAATGGTGAATTTCCAGAAAGGGACTGGTTTTCTGCAGAAGTTAGAACTCTTGGATCAATAAGACATAAAAATATAGTGAGGCTTCTGGGATGTTGTAACAATGGAAAAACAAGATTGCTTTTGTTTGACTATATCAGCAATGGAAGTTTGGCTGGACTACTCCATGAGAAGAATCTGTTCTTGGATTGGGATGCAAGATACAAGATCATTCTAGGAGCAGCTCATGGCCTGGCCTATCTTCATCATGATTGTACCCCTCCAATAGTACATCGTGATATCAAAGCAAATAATATCTTGGTAGGGCCACAGTTTGAAGCCTTTCTAGCAGATTTTGGACTTGCCAAGCTTGTTGATTCTGCAGAATGTTCAATAGCTTCTAACACAGTTGCCGGTTCTTATGGATACATTGCTCCAG AATATGGATACAGTTTCAGAATCACAGAGAAGAGTGATGTATACAGCTATGGTGTAGTTCTTCTGGAAGTGTTAACAGGGAAAGAACCGATTGATAACAGGATTCCTGAAGGTGCCCATATTGTCACCTGGGTTAACAAGGAACTccgagaaagaaaaagagaattcgCAACAATTATAGACCCGCAGCTTCTTCTTCGATCAGGCACTCAACTTCAAGAAATACTTCAGGTGCTTGGGGTGGCCCTCCTCTGTGTGAACCCTTCCCCAGACGAACGACCTACGATGAAAGACGTAACAGCAATGCTGAAGGAGATCAGACATCAAAATGAAGATTATGAAAAACCACATTGCAACAGCAAAGCAGTATCCATCAATCCAAAAGCACCAGTTCACTCTTCTAGTTTCTCCAGATCATCTGAACCTCTAATTAGATCACCTTCCTGA